The sequence AGCAACTGCGTGACGACGTCGTGGGCTTCATCGGCCAGGAGGCAATGCACTCCAACGCCCACTCAGGGGTGTTGATTCATCTGAAGGAGAAGGGCCTCGATCCCACGCCCTTCACCGATCAGATGGAATGGACCTTCAAGAAGATTCTGGGACCGCGCCCACTGACCGGGTTGCGGGAAAAGAACCACTTGATCGAGCGCCTCGCCGTCATCGCCGCCATCGAGCACATCACTGCATTCCTCGGTGACTGGGTGCTCAATGCCGAGGGTCTCGATCGCGCGGGCGTGCACCCGACCATGCTCGACCTGCTGCGGTGGCACGGTGCCGAGGAGGTAGAACATCGCTCCGTCGCCTATGACGTCATGCGGTACTTCGACAAGCGTGAATCCCGGCGCATTCGTACCCAGCTGATCGTGACGCCGGTGATCGTATGGCTGTGGGTGCGGGGAACCCGTTTCCTCATGCGTAACGATCCTGAACTCGCCCCGTGGTCGGAACATCGGCGTAAGCCGCATCTGTCCGACTTCTTCGCGGCGGGTAAGCGTGGAACCTTGCCCACGGCATGGGAACTGACGAAAAGAATGTCGACGTATTTCACTCGGTCGTACCACCCCTCGAACGAGGGGTCGACGGCGCAGGCGGTGAAGTACCTGGCGTCGTCGCCGGCGGCACAGGCGGCGCAACGATGAAACTCGCTTCCATGCGAAACGTCCTGAAAGCCAAGGGCCTTACTCGCTACGACGCACCGCCGGACATCAAGGGTCGAGAACGACCGGACCGCGCCATGCGTATCACCGAGGCCGTCGCCGAGAAGTACCTCCGTGTACTCACGGCCTACGAGTACAACCCGGTGGTTGCCGGGCACAATCCCGACAGTGCGATGACGCTCGTCGTGTCGCATCGCCAAGTCGTGGCCCGCGATGCCAACGTGGTGTTGCTCCGGTTCGAGTCGGAAGACGGTGCGGCCCTTCCCGAGTGGCACCCCGGGTCACATCTCGACTTCCACCTGCCCTCCGGTCTTCGGCGCCAGTACTCGTTGTGCGGCGATCCGTCCGATCGACACGGTTACAGTGTCGCCGTCCGGCGAATCCCGGACGGGGGCGGCGGCTCCGTCGAGATGCACGCGCTCGAGCCCGGGTCCTCGGTGACGGTCCGCGGTCCCCGCAACGGGTTTCCGTTCGTCGGTGAGGGCAGCGCGCTGTTCGTCGCAGGCGGTATCGGAATCACTCCCATCCTGGCGATGGTGAGGGCGGCTCGAGAACTCGGAATGGATTGGCAGTTCGTCTATTCCGGGCGTTCGCGCGAATCGATGCCGTTCCTCGACGAAATCGAAACCTTCGACACCTCACGCGTGTTCATCCGGCCCGACGACGAGTTCGGACTGCCGAGCTCGACCGACCTGCTCGAGCGTGCGGTCCCCGGCGGTGCGGTCTACTGTTGCGGGCCCACCCCGATGCTCGAATCGGTTCGGCGCGGATTTGCGTCGAGTCCCGCCGCGGCGCTGCATT comes from Rhodococcus oxybenzonivorans and encodes:
- a CDS encoding metal-dependent hydrolase → MSAPTAPRNRTAIPEPDHILLQARNVEFDWSNLPMHWIPGDPFSTHVLNVLHLLLPAGEEWFVDTFKEALPLIEDEQLRDDVVGFIGQEAMHSNAHSGVLIHLKEKGLDPTPFTDQMEWTFKKILGPRPLTGLREKNHLIERLAVIAAIEHITAFLGDWVLNAEGLDRAGVHPTMLDLLRWHGAEEVEHRSVAYDVMRYFDKRESRRIRTQLIVTPVIVWLWVRGTRFLMRNDPELAPWSEHRRKPHLSDFFAAGKRGTLPTAWELTKRMSTYFTRSYHPSNEGSTAQAVKYLASSPAAQAAQR
- a CDS encoding PDR/VanB family oxidoreductase, whose protein sequence is MKLASMRNVLKAKGLTRYDAPPDIKGRERPDRAMRITEAVAEKYLRVLTAYEYNPVVAGHNPDSAMTLVVSHRQVVARDANVVLLRFESEDGAALPEWHPGSHLDFHLPSGLRRQYSLCGDPSDRHGYSVAVRRIPDGGGGSVEMHALEPGSSVTVRGPRNGFPFVGEGSALFVAGGIGITPILAMVRAARELGMDWQFVYSGRSRESMPFLDEIETFDTSRVFIRPDDEFGLPSSTDLLERAVPGGAVYCCGPTPMLESVRRGFASSPAAALHFERFGAPPVLDGREFEVQLVSTGEVLTVPADESALSVIKDRLPGVGYSCQQGFCGTCRVKVLAGKAEHRENRLTDTEQQDEMLICVSRSEGGRLVLDL